Within the Miscanthus floridulus cultivar M001 chromosome 2, ASM1932011v1, whole genome shotgun sequence genome, the region CATAGTatagatcttataggcatacggtatagccataagtgataagttgtgccgctctataaaccccatgctcataaaggaatttgatgcaccagaatcgaacaacaccaaagctggatgggagtcgatggtaaacataccagccatcaccggctcCTGCTACAACACATGCATAGCATCTGTGAAGTGCACCTGGCcggatctgctgggcaccttcttcttgatgatgGTCCTCTTGATAAGCCTAGAATTTGCGGACGGTTGAGCTGACTGAACTGGCTGATGTTGGGGACACTtcctggcatagtggccatctttgccacacttgaaacaagcacctagcttGTTCCTGAACCCCTAACGAGGTGGGACCTACTATCCCTAAGACTGCTAAGGCTGCACCTGCTGCAGAGGTGCACGGTACTGTGTAGAGGAAGCTTGCGACGTCTGCTGGGGTTGCCAGAATGAAGGCCtaccggatggttgatagggcccccatcGGACAACCTATATCTTCTGTGTGTGGGGGTGGCTAGAGGATCCAACTACCACCCACTTCCTCTTCCAATCAGCCTGCGACTGCTGCTGAAAACCCTCAATAGCAATGTCAGTGTTCATCAAAGCCCCAAAGGTTTGATAGTTCACCGTGTAGAGCTTTTCCTGAAGGAGGGGAGCTAGACCACGAAAGAAACATTCCCTCTTCCTATCATCAGTATCCACCTGActgccagcatactgagccaagtgattaaacttgtttacatattccATCACTGTCCTGTTCCCCTGGCGCAGCTCCAGGAACTCcgtcaccttctggttgatgacaccaaCAGGGCTAAAGAACTCtcggaaggcggtggagaacttcTACCAAGTTGTCGGATGATTCAGCTACTCCGTGGCCTAGAAGGTTTCCCACCAAGCACCCGcagaccccaaaagctgctgcaccgcaaagtacaccttctgctcgtcggccactccgaGGAGCCAAAACTTCTGTTCCatagtgcgaagccagtgctctgcctccagaggctcatcagatggggcgaaggtgggtgggtgagtcttgaggaagtcctggtaggaGGACAGTCCCTTAGGACgatgggcaccacccccattcccaccgtgaCCCCCATGGCCTCCGCGGGCGAGGCCCACGATAGCCTGTGCCATAATGTCTAGGGCACAAGCTATTTCTTGGCGAGTAGCAGCTGACTCCCGACGAGCAGCCAACAGCTCCACCATTAACTCCGCGAGAGTCAtcagtggaggtggtggtggcggagggaaaggatgaggagccagagGTGGAACCTTCTGACCTCCCCCGTTGCTGCGCTCAATGGCCTGGCCACTATCACCCTAGCCCTCGTGAGCCACCCtagaactggtgctcccacgtccagacattagattcatctgtaagagagatgaaccatccattagaacaccctCCCGGATCAGAAGCAAGGAATTAGGGGaatgacagcacatttattaaagcattacgttagttagtcctatcaatttactaattcaattatacatGAAGGGGGATTTCAAT harbors:
- the LOC136536189 gene encoding uncharacterized protein; translated protein: MTLAELMVELLAARRESAATRQEIACALDIMAQAIVGLARGGHGGHGGNGGGAHRPKGLSSYQDFLKTHPPTFAPSDEPLEAEHWLRTMEQKFWLLGVADEQKKFSTAFREFFSPVGVINQKVTEFLELRQGNRTVMEYVNKFNHLAQYAGSQVDTDDRKRECFFRGLAPLLQEKLYTVNYQTFGALMNTDIAIEGFQQQSQADWKRKWVVVGSSSHPHTQKI